CATATAGCTTCTCAAATTCGAGTTCCGTAAAAGGAATCACGCTTACAGATAACCAGATCAAGATATTGAAACCAAATGCGTTCGCTCATCTTAGACAGTGTATGACAATTGGTTTGGATACAAATCTGATAGTCGAAATCAATAGAGACGTGTTTAAAGATTTGCCATCACTCGAAAAGCTTTATCTCAAAAGTAACAAGATAACAACCATTCACGACAAAGCATTCGTACATTTGTCAAACTTGAGGGAACTTGAAATCGATCGTAATAATTTGTTCAGTTTGAACAGCGAAACGTTTTCGGGATTGGAAAAGTTGGAGAAGCTTGATATGAGTCGTAACAGTTTAGAAGTTATTGGCGATAACACATTTGCGCCGGTGAAAAATTTACGTATCCTAAATTTAGAAGGGAATAAAATTCAAATGCTCGACGAAAAAGCTTTTAACGGACTTGCTAAGTTACAGTTTTTAAGCTTAGCTCATAATGCTCTATCAGATATTGATAATGTTAAGACGTTTGAAGCATTACAATCATTGGTACAGTTGAATTTGAAAGGCAATAAACTTCAAGTATTAAAAGCCGAAGTGATGAACCCCATACTGgataacttttataataatattagcagCTTGAACGTTGAAGGTAATATTGTCGTTTATTCTTATTTGTATTGTACTAGTAGTACAATCCAAATAAGAATAAACTACTTCTAGGGAAATTACTGCTACATTTATTTCTGTTTccaagaaaaaatattgtgcTACGGTCTACTGACTATGATCACTGCTCTAATACCAACCACACGAGGTTATACTTTATGTATCCCAGGATGATAAGTGTAGTGTAAGATATTTTGCTTGCATTCCCTGCgaattagataaataaaatattatcaaattcgcttataatattataatgagacttaatttacaagcaattttatttgatttaagtAAATAGTGACTACTAATAGTCAGCTAGAAAATCAGCATTTATTcttgtaaattaaaaagattacaatcttacaacattaacttacaaaatgatttattttataatttcagatAACAACTTCTCGTGCAATTGCCGCCTCGATTGGTTTGTGACTCTACTGAATAAAACAcaaagcgctaatctcaagtTATctatagaaaacttaaaatgcacacccaGTGCGGAGCTTAAAGATAAATGGGTCAAAGCTATGGAGTCTGATAAAGCTCCAGAACAGGATGCAGATGACGTTGATCCTAACGGAGCTGGTGGGGATTACGAATACTATGACGAATCACAGTTGAACGGACAACTATTCTATACAGATCTACGACAACTTCTGAATTGCGATACAATCACAAGCGATATGTCCATATTAACAACAAGAGCGACATTGACAAGTCTTATTCCCATTACAAACGAAGTTGCAGAAATTATGAAAGTCCACACAACAAAAACTATTCCATCAATGACAGATAGACCGATGGAATTATCGGCTGCAACACTCAAAGTAACTAACAAAGGCCTTTTGGATTTATCACTTGATTCTACAACTATTGGAGTGGAGAAACCAGAGGAAAAGGATAAtgaaatctttgaaaataaagataaaaggcAAAATTCGTATACAACGACTCGCTTGGCAACAGTTTCAGCTAAGCCTTTAGAAAACAAAGTATTTTACGATCATCACATGGCATCAGATGAGGCGCAACCAGAAAAAAAAGCACAAAGAAGCGTCGATGTCGCGGAACCACGAGATCATTCGAAGAGTAACTCCTGTAGAAACTTTGTAAGCTATATCTTTATGATTGCAATGTTATGTATTAGACATATCTTTTAAACCAAGGTAATTTaagtaagttatttaaaaataaattactctaATATTAACTATCGCagtcattaatataataaataattaagtttaagaTAATGTGTCGATTTATTGATCCCTTAGTTTTATGGTATAATGTAACGTAGTATCTGTACCTTTTTAAAGTCAAgacaaagattatttttttattttttaagattttttattgtgtaGGTACGCATGTTGGGACCTTCCTACATTttacgttatttatttatacaatgtaCATACTGCTTCTAAGTAAAGCTTCAcgataagtttttaatttttcaggaaTAAGATTTTACACTAACTTCAACTGCATTGAATTTCATTCTTCTAGATGAATTTCTTCGTTTCCAACAATAAAGTCTAAATATTGCCAATAATTGCACCAAAATCCGTTATTTAGTTTTTTGGATCAGCGTAAATAGGCAGATacgtatttataaatttatactttATGTTATGTAGGTAAACTATTCCTATGCCTGTCCACTGCTCTAGCGGTATCACATAGCCACATGGTTTTGAGGTCACAAGAGGTCCTGAATTCGATTCCTCGGCTGGGCTATGTAATACGATGCCTTTCATTAgataattttcagtaaaaattctcagcccataTGTGCTGGTACAACCCTATGCTTCGGTGAGCACGTTAAGGCgtcggttattatcattaacatcagtcTGATAGTGGAAGTTGAAGAGTTAACATTGACACCCTACCCTCAGCGTAcgaagttgaaatttggcagagaggtagttcgtaggtagtagacgtctacaaagaacggattttgcgagagggccagattaaggaggtctaagggcggacgttgagagctgtgatagcgaagtggatatgacctctgcctccgattccggagggtgtgggttcgaatccggtccgggtcatgcacctccaacttttcagttgtgtgcattttaagaaattaaatatcacgtgtcccaatcggtgaaggaaaacatcgtgaggaaacctgcataccaaagaattatctcaattctctgcgtgtgtgaagtctgccaatccgcagtgggccagcgtggtggactattggcctaacccctctcattctgagaggagactcgagctcagcagtgagccgaatataggttgatgacgaagggcggacgaagtcacgggcgtccgctagtaagctgataatgatgatgataacgccTTTTTTATCAAATCTTCTCAATCTTTTTAATCAAATTACAGGCAGTTTTATTTAAAGCATAATTGAATAAAAACGGATATACCACTTTCATTATTATATAGGTAGGCCATTTTAGAtctaagttatatttatttgtaagaacTTTTAGAAAATATGTATTTGCTAATAAATCGTATTTgttaatttgacaaatatacaTTTTGAATTATACTAATAGACTAGACTCTTTTTATTAAAGATAGATACAGTGAAAAACCTTATGAGGTATTGCCATCTGCGTAGATTTTTGCGTACTAGTGTGACAGGACATGTTTCCTCAGTTAAATCATAGATGGCAGGACATTACTTTAACAAGTATGACTCAATACCATTtcagcttaaaataaaaaaggaatatatccatattaattttgttgtattttattttaacctgTTAACGTAGTTATCAAGTTTTGCAGTTTTAGCGCCACCTCTCGGATGGCGTAATTACTTCTTAGAGCGTACGCTGCTTGTAAATTAAGGGAGCTGTCATCACGAGAGATACCGTCATAGT
This sequence is a window from Bicyclus anynana chromosome 16, ilBicAnyn1.1, whole genome shotgun sequence. Protein-coding genes within it:
- the LOC112048461 gene encoding connectin-like codes for the protein MASWGILTLICVAFIFVEARRVHQKRETKTHLCDQSSTSKVQCFCIKDSHHHDLIQSADCYLNVDGVSNDDPIWKTFKDLENATKISLSNTRGIVIKYIPKNAFQHTKALTKIEVKYGNVEVIEPYSFSNSSSVKGITLTDNQIKILKPNAFAHLRQCMTIGLDTNLIVEINRDVFKDLPSLEKLYLKSNKITTIHDKAFVHLSNLRELEIDRNNLFSLNSETFSGLEKLEKLDMSRNSLEVIGDNTFAPVKNLRILNLEGNKIQMLDEKAFNGLAKLQFLSLAHNALSDIDNVKTFEALQSLVQLNLKGNKLQVLKAEVMNPILDNFYNNISSLNVEDNNFSCNCRLDWFVTLLNKTQSANLKLSIENLKCTPSAELKDKWVKAMESDKAPEQDADDVDPNGAGGDYEYYDESQLNGQLFYTDLRQLLNCDTITSDMSILTTRATLTSLIPITNEVAEIMKVHTTKTIPSMTDRPMELSAATLKVTNKGLLDLSLDSTTIGVEKPEEKDNEIFENKDKRQNSYTTTRLATVSAKPLENKVFYDHHMASDEAQPEKKAQRSVDVAEPRDHSKSNSCRNFVSYIFMIAMLCIRHIF